One stretch of Oncorhynchus clarkii lewisi isolate Uvic-CL-2024 chromosome 1, UVic_Ocla_1.0, whole genome shotgun sequence DNA includes these proteins:
- the LOC139411479 gene encoding uncharacterized protein has product MEHNNGDTSSWAMQRRMEGLVNKHMADIALETLQQRLSAVSDEMNNLAEHVSRRSEDIPKDDISRRPDVNFDVESLSATFSTGGVGEKLLMPGTSSSAETAAQRKIISLLVEIKEEQQRQWAVLRELQARVQGQSFTEVEEEVEALDIDIPLRTMEQLDDTERHLEDAGAQKRMVSHLSRMGGATVDDAVRRLMQAVLSFAVGSELNWVGRGQKRSFRNTRLQGVLFRALKRTPVGKEATHHQFADVVKKWLRYTPFRQGGSGRRLYKPPVEFLCPNKCFSRFCPHCTVSNRHTP; this is encoded by the exons atgGAGCATAATAATGGAGATACTTCTAGCTGGGCGATGCAGCGACGTATGGAAGGTTTGGTCAACAAACACATGGCAGACATAGCTCTTGAAACACTCCAGCAGAGACTTTCAGCTGTGTCCGACGAAATGAACAATCTTGCGGAACATGTCTCGAGACGCTCGGAGGATATTCCCAAAGATGATATTTCAAGACGACCTGATGTCAACTTTGACGTTGAGTCCCTGAGTGCGACGTTTAGCACGGGTGGTGTTGGGGAAAAGTTGTTGATGCCAGGTACCTCGTCATCAGCAG AGACGGCTGCCCAGCGTAAAATAATCTCCTTGCTGGTGGAGATCAAGGAGGAGCAGCAGAGACAGTGGGCAGTGTTGAGGGAGCTGCAGGCCAGGGTTCAGGGCCAGAGCTTTacggaggtagaggaggaggtggaggctcTAGACATCGACATCCCGCTGAGGACCATGGAGCAGCTAGATGACACAGAGAGGCACCTGGAGGATGCCGGAGCACAGAAGAGAATG GTGTCTCACCTGTCACGGATGGGCGGGGCCACAGTGGATGATGCAGTGCGAAGGCTCATGCAGGCTGTGCTATCTTTCGCTGTGGGCTCTGAGCTCAACTGGGTGGGCCGCGGCCAGAAAAGGAGCTTCAGAAACACCCGCCTCCAAGGGGTTCTCTTCC GTGCTCTGAAAAGAACCCCTGTGGGCAAAGAGGCCACACATCATCAGTTTGCAGACGTGGTGAAGAAATGGCTGCGGTACACCCCgttcagacagggagggagtggtCGACGGCTTTACAAACCACCTGTCGAGTTCCTGTGTCCAAATAAATGT TTCTCAAGATTCTGCCCACACTGCACAGTCTCCAATAGACACACCCCATGA